A genomic stretch from Kogia breviceps isolate mKogBre1 chromosome 1, mKogBre1 haplotype 1, whole genome shotgun sequence includes:
- the LOC131764080 gene encoding T-cell surface glycoprotein CD1b-2-like isoform X1 has translation MLLLPLLLLAVIVPGGDNEDAFQGPTSYHIIQILTFANSTCPQSQASGWLDDFQIHGDDSGSGTAIFLKPWSKGNFSDEEIIELEDLLRSYFMRFTRKVQDYVSKFQVEYPFVIQGIAGCELHSGKSIGSFLRGALGGLDFVSIKNNSCVPAPEGGSRAQQFCALVTQYQVTWNIIETLLSETCPRFLLGVLDAGKDELQRQVKPEAWLSSGPSPGPGRLLLVCHVSGFYPKPVWVMWMRGEQEKPGSRQGDVVPNADGTWYLRVTLDVTAGEAAGLSCRVKHSSLGDQDIILYWGHPTSVSLIVLAILVPSLVLLICLALWFLRHWIINQESRKSICQTRSQSHHISSNNHQIWTNQSAHSLKLQQI, from the exons ATGCTGCTTCTGCCACTTCTATTGCTAGCAGTTATCGTCCCAGGTGGTGACAATGAGGACG CCTTCCAGGGACCAACCTCTTACCATATTATCCAGATTTTGACCTTTGCCAACAGCACCTGTCCACAAAGTCAAGCCTCAGGCTGGTTGGATGATTTTCAGATTCATGGCGACGACAGTGGCTCGGGCACTGCCATTTTCCTGAAGCCCTGGTCCAAGGGCAACTTCAGCGATGAGGAGATAATTGAGTTGGAGGACCTACTCCGATCCTACTTCATGAGATTCACTCGGAAAGTGCAGGACTATGTCAGTAAATTCCAGGTTGAAT ACCCCTTTGTGATCCAGGGCATAGCAGGCTGTGAGCTGCATTCTGGGAAGTCCATAGGAAGCTTTCTGAGGGGAGCTTTAGGAGGACTGGATTTCGTgagcattaaaaataattcatgtgtACCTGCACCAGAGGGTGGCAGCAGGGCGCAGCAGTTCTGTGCACTTGTCACTCAGTACCAAGTCACCTGGAATATCATAGAGACGCTGCTCTCAGAAACCTGCCCTCGGTTTCTCCTTGGTGTTCTCGATGCAGGGAAGGATGAACTACAGAGGCAAG TGAAGCCCGAGGCCTGGCTGTCGAGTGGGCCCAGTCCTGGGCCTGGCCGTCTGCTGCTGGTGTGTCATGTCTCAGGATTCTACCCAAAACCCGTGTGGGTGATGTGGATGAGGGGCGAGCAGGAGAAGCCTGGCAGTCGGCAAGGTGATGTTGTGCCCAATGCTGACGGGACTTGGTATCTCCGAGTAACCCTGGATGTGACGGCTGGGGAGGCAGCCGGCCTCAGTTGCCGAGTGAAGCACAGCAGTCTAGGAGACCAGGACATCATCCTCTACTGGG GTCACCCCACCTCCGTCAGCTTGATAGTTTTGGCAATATTAGTGCCCTCCTTGGTCCTTTTGATATGTCTTGCATTATGGTTTTTGAGGCACTG GATCATTAACCAGGAGTCCAGAAAGTCAATTTGTCAGACCAGGAGTCAATCTCATCATATTTCATCAAATAATCATCAGATTTGGACAAATCAGAGTGCCCATAGTTT
- the LOC131764080 gene encoding T-cell surface glycoprotein CD1b-1-like isoform X2, with product MLLLPLLLLAVIVPGGDNEDAFQGPTSYHIIQILTFANSTCPQSQASGWLDDFQIHGDDSGSGTAIFLKPWSKGNFSDEEIIELEDLLRSYFMRFTRKVQDYVSKFQVEYPFVIQGIAGCELHSGKSIGSFLRGALGGLDFVSIKNNSCVPAPEGGSRAQQFCALVTQYQVTWNIIETLLSETCPRFLLGVLDAGKDELQRQVKPEAWLSSGPSPGPGRLLLVCHVSGFYPKPVWVMWMRGEQEKPGSRQGDVVPNADGTWYLRVTLDVTAGEAAGLSCRVKHSSLGDQDIILYWGHPTSVSLIVLAILVPSLVLLICLALWFLRHWKLQQI from the exons ATGCTGCTTCTGCCACTTCTATTGCTAGCAGTTATCGTCCCAGGTGGTGACAATGAGGACG CCTTCCAGGGACCAACCTCTTACCATATTATCCAGATTTTGACCTTTGCCAACAGCACCTGTCCACAAAGTCAAGCCTCAGGCTGGTTGGATGATTTTCAGATTCATGGCGACGACAGTGGCTCGGGCACTGCCATTTTCCTGAAGCCCTGGTCCAAGGGCAACTTCAGCGATGAGGAGATAATTGAGTTGGAGGACCTACTCCGATCCTACTTCATGAGATTCACTCGGAAAGTGCAGGACTATGTCAGTAAATTCCAGGTTGAAT ACCCCTTTGTGATCCAGGGCATAGCAGGCTGTGAGCTGCATTCTGGGAAGTCCATAGGAAGCTTTCTGAGGGGAGCTTTAGGAGGACTGGATTTCGTgagcattaaaaataattcatgtgtACCTGCACCAGAGGGTGGCAGCAGGGCGCAGCAGTTCTGTGCACTTGTCACTCAGTACCAAGTCACCTGGAATATCATAGAGACGCTGCTCTCAGAAACCTGCCCTCGGTTTCTCCTTGGTGTTCTCGATGCAGGGAAGGATGAACTACAGAGGCAAG TGAAGCCCGAGGCCTGGCTGTCGAGTGGGCCCAGTCCTGGGCCTGGCCGTCTGCTGCTGGTGTGTCATGTCTCAGGATTCTACCCAAAACCCGTGTGGGTGATGTGGATGAGGGGCGAGCAGGAGAAGCCTGGCAGTCGGCAAGGTGATGTTGTGCCCAATGCTGACGGGACTTGGTATCTCCGAGTAACCCTGGATGTGACGGCTGGGGAGGCAGCCGGCCTCAGTTGCCGAGTGAAGCACAGCAGTCTAGGAGACCAGGACATCATCCTCTACTGGG GTCACCCCACCTCCGTCAGCTTGATAGTTTTGGCAATATTAGTGCCCTCCTTGGTCCTTTTGATATGTCTTGCATTATGGTTTTTGAGGCACTG